In the genome of Pseudanabaena mucicola str. Chao 1806, the window TCAACGAATAAAACATAAAGCTGGGCGTGCATATAGTTGGCAATCCTTGCACCCCTTCTCAGTAATTGCAGCGAATTGGGATAAGTAGAAACGCAAACTAAAACCCGCTCGTGGATATTACAAACTAGGCTCGTTGCCGAAACCGACAGATCATGGGCTACTAGATCATCTTCGATATTGTCCGCAATTTCCCTCAACGCCAGCTCTCTTAGGGCAATTAAATGGCGACGTTGGAAAAAGTTGTTTAGTGATTGATCGATTTTTTCTGGCGCGTAGATTTTGCCATCCCGTAACCGTTCCTGAAGAGTTTCAGGGGTAACATCAACTACCACTACTTCATCAGCATCTTCCAAGATGCGATCAGGAATACGTTCACGCACGATCACGCCTGTAATCTTTGCTACCGTATCATTAAGGCTTTCAATATGTTGAATATTTAAAGTGGAATAGACATCAATTCCTGATGCAAGTAGAACTTCTACATCTTGATAACGCTTTTCGCGTTCTGCATTGGGGATATTCGTATGCGCTAATTCATCAACTAGAGCGAGTTGAGGCTGCCGTTTAAGAATCGCATCCGTATCCATTTCTGTTAGGGTAGTAGATTCGCAACTAATCTGTTGACGGGGAACTAGTTCCAACCCTATTGCTTTTTCCATAGTTTCTGCGCGATTATGGGTTTCCAGCAAACCAATGACCACATCAATGCCTTCCGCTTTTAAGCGATGCCCTTCCTCCAGCATTCGGTAGGTTTTGCCCACTCCTGGACTCATGCCGATAAAGATTTTATGTTTGCCGCGCCGATGAGTTTTAGTCATAAAGAATCTAAAGCTAAGTTGAGCTTTAACACATTTACGCCATCTTCGCCAAAGATACCGAGAAAACGGCGATCGCTATTTTGATCAATTAACTTTTCAAGCTGGCTAGGTTCCACTTTGCGGACTTGAGCAATTCTGGCAATTTGCGTGATCGCAGATTCATGAGTGATATGAGGGTCGAGGCTAGAGCTAGAAGTATAGACTAAATCAGCAGTTGGCGAAATTCCTGATTGTTGGAGCTTAGATATATCTGTTTTAATTCTTTTCAGCAAATCAGGATTACTCGGCGCGAGATTGCTTGCTCCTGAAACACCTGTTTTGAGAATATTTGCTGTATCCGCTTTCGGATCAGCAGTGCTGTAGTTGGTGGTGCTGGGGCGGCTATTGAAATAGCGATCTCTAGTAAATGGCTGTCCAATCATAGCCGAGCCGACAACTTGCCCTTGAGCATTGCGGATGAGGCTACCATTGGCTTGATAGGAGAGAAAAGGTAACTGTGCGATCGCTAACATTCCAAAGGGATAGATAACGGCAACGAGTACCCAGAGAATAAGAGTGGCGCGAATGGCTTTGATGATTTCGTTCATATGGGGATTGGTAATTGGGGATTGGCTTTTAGCTTTTGGCTTTTAGCTTTTGGCTTTTTAAAGTTTGTTAGCTAACAGCTAATCGCTAACAGCTAACAACCCAAAACTAAAACTTCTCTGGTTGGAACATGACGACAAATAGATAGATAGAGAAAGCAAAGGTGGCGATTCCTAAAAGTCCTAGGGCATAGGCTTGAAATTTTGTGAAACTCTCGACATTAGCGGCATAGACTGCGGGAGCTATGATGAGATTGAAAAGCATCAAGCAAAATAATTTGACTGATACTGAGTGCTTAGGCTTCGATAGAGTGGAAAAATGTAAATTTTTAAGTAAT includes:
- a CDS encoding universal stress protein, whose amino-acid sequence is MTKTHRRGKHKIFIGMSPGVGKTYRMLEEGHRLKAEGIDVVIGLLETHNRAETMEKAIGLELVPRQQISCESTTLTEMDTDAILKRQPQLALVDELAHTNIPNAEREKRYQDVEVLLASGIDVYSTLNIQHIESLNDTVAKITGVIVRERIPDRILEDADEVVVVDVTPETLQERLRDGKIYAPEKIDQSLNNFFQRRHLIALRELALREIADNIEDDLVAHDLSVSATSLVCNIHERVLVCVSTYPNSLQLLRRGARIANYMHAQLYVLFVDDPDRFLTKAESLHIETCERLCKEFDGDFIRVRDSNALKAIVDTAKSYRITQIVMGESQKSRWQILFKGSLTQRILRILKNVDIHIISTSKMKES
- the kdpC gene encoding K(+)-transporting ATPase subunit C, with the translated sequence MNEIIKAIRATLILWVLVAVIYPFGMLAIAQLPFLSYQANGSLIRNAQGQVVGSAMIGQPFTRDRYFNSRPSTTNYSTADPKADTANILKTGVSGASNLAPSNPDLLKRIKTDISKLQQSGISPTADLVYTSSSSLDPHITHESAITQIARIAQVRKVEPSQLEKLIDQNSDRRFLGIFGEDGVNVLKLNLALDSL
- a CDS encoding potassium-transporting ATPase subunit F, with product MQLLKNLHFSTLSKPKHSVSVKLFCLMLFNLIIAPAVYAANVESFTKFQAYALGLLGIATFAFSIYLFVVMFQPEKF